One region of Bacillus pumilus genomic DNA includes:
- the pheT gene encoding phenylalanine--tRNA ligase subunit beta: MFVSYKWLEDYVDLEGIQPDELAEKITRSGIEVEAVEYKGEGIKGVVIGHVVEREQHPNADKLNKCLVDIGEDEPVQIICGAPNVDKGQYVAVATVGAVLPGNFKIKKAKLRGEESHGMICSLQELGVESKLVPKEYAEGIFVFPNDVKPGDDALQALQLDDAVLELGLTPNRADALNMLGVAYEVAAILGKDIKLPDTAHDMSSEKTADYISVKIEDQEANPLYAAKIIKNVKIGPAPLWIQTRLMNAGIRPINNVVDITNFVLLEYGQPLHAFDYDRFGSKQVVVRKATDSESIQTLDEQERTLSSKHLVITNGTKAHAVAGVMGGLESEVRDETTTILLEAAYFNGQTVRQASRDLGLRSESSTRFEKGLDPQRTKSAAERAAQLISLYAGGEVLSGTVEENHLQTSMNVIHVSTERVNKVLGMSISKEDMIQIFNKLGFTVGESNDVLVVTVPSRRMDITIEEDLIEEVARLYGYDNIPSTLPATAGTVGGLTPYQVKRRKVRRFLEGAGLSQAITYSLTNQHKSTAFALNPAYKTRLSLPMSEERSVLRQSLLPNLLDSVAYNLARQADSFGFYETGSVFLAEAEGAKPVEKEHVAGALTGLWHKNLWQGEKKAVDFYVAKGIAEGLFEKLGVSDQITYVQAEREGLHPGRTADVHLNGKVIGFVAALHPVIEKELDLKETYVFEFDLTDVMTSESKDMKYTAIARFPAVTRDIALVVDQNISSGQLERVIYEAGEDLLTDLSVFDVYEGEHMEEGKKSVAFSLQYLNPEQTLTEEEVTAVHTKVLKALEDTYQAVLRG, translated from the coding sequence ATGTTTGTTTCATATAAATGGTTAGAAGACTATGTCGATTTAGAAGGCATTCAGCCGGATGAATTAGCAGAAAAAATCACAAGAAGCGGAATTGAAGTGGAAGCCGTTGAATATAAAGGCGAAGGAATTAAAGGAGTTGTCATTGGACACGTCGTGGAGCGAGAACAGCACCCAAATGCCGACAAATTAAACAAATGTCTCGTGGATATCGGAGAAGACGAACCGGTTCAAATTATTTGCGGAGCTCCGAATGTGGATAAAGGACAATATGTGGCTGTCGCAACGGTTGGCGCAGTCCTTCCTGGGAATTTTAAAATTAAAAAAGCAAAGCTGCGCGGCGAAGAGTCTCATGGCATGATTTGTTCTCTGCAAGAATTAGGTGTCGAAAGCAAACTCGTACCAAAGGAATATGCAGAAGGTATTTTTGTTTTCCCAAATGACGTCAAACCCGGGGATGATGCCCTTCAGGCACTTCAATTAGACGATGCGGTACTTGAGCTTGGCTTAACGCCAAACCGTGCGGATGCCCTGAATATGCTAGGTGTCGCCTATGAGGTTGCAGCCATTTTAGGGAAAGACATCAAACTTCCTGATACAGCACATGACATGTCTTCAGAAAAAACAGCAGACTATATTTCGGTGAAAATTGAAGATCAAGAAGCGAATCCACTTTATGCTGCGAAGATCATTAAAAATGTAAAGATTGGACCAGCACCGCTTTGGATTCAAACAAGATTGATGAATGCAGGCATTCGCCCAATTAACAACGTCGTCGATATTACGAACTTTGTACTGCTTGAATACGGTCAGCCGCTTCATGCATTTGATTATGACCGCTTTGGTTCAAAGCAAGTGGTCGTACGTAAAGCGACTGATAGCGAAAGCATTCAAACACTTGATGAGCAAGAACGTACACTTTCATCAAAGCATCTTGTGATCACTAATGGAACGAAAGCGCACGCTGTCGCAGGCGTCATGGGCGGTCTTGAATCAGAGGTGCGTGATGAAACGACAACAATTCTTTTAGAAGCGGCATATTTCAACGGTCAAACAGTCCGTCAAGCATCTAGAGACTTAGGGCTTCGCAGTGAATCAAGCACACGATTTGAAAAAGGACTTGATCCGCAGCGTACGAAATCTGCAGCCGAAAGAGCAGCGCAACTGATCAGTCTCTATGCAGGTGGTGAAGTGCTAAGCGGGACTGTGGAGGAAAACCACCTGCAAACAAGTATGAATGTCATCCACGTATCCACTGAGCGTGTGAACAAGGTGCTTGGCATGAGCATTTCAAAAGAAGATATGATTCAAATTTTCAACAAACTGGGCTTTACAGTAGGCGAATCAAATGACGTTCTTGTTGTAACGGTTCCTTCTCGCAGAATGGATATTACGATTGAAGAAGATCTCATTGAAGAAGTTGCGAGATTATATGGCTACGATAATATCCCGTCTACACTGCCTGCGACAGCTGGTACAGTTGGCGGTCTTACGCCATATCAAGTGAAGCGCAGAAAGGTGAGACGCTTCTTAGAAGGCGCAGGTCTTTCTCAAGCGATCACGTATTCATTGACAAATCAGCATAAGTCTACAGCTTTTGCACTGAATCCAGCTTATAAAACGAGACTTTCCCTGCCAATGAGTGAAGAACGAAGTGTGCTTAGACAAAGTCTTCTGCCAAACTTACTTGATTCTGTTGCATATAACCTGGCAAGACAAGCTGATTCCTTTGGTTTTTATGAAACGGGTTCTGTGTTCTTAGCAGAAGCTGAAGGAGCAAAGCCGGTGGAAAAAGAGCATGTCGCTGGTGCGCTGACAGGCTTATGGCATAAAAATCTTTGGCAGGGCGAGAAAAAAGCCGTCGATTTTTATGTAGCGAAAGGAATTGCAGAAGGTCTATTTGAAAAGCTTGGTGTATCAGACCAAATCACATATGTTCAAGCAGAGCGTGAGGGTCTTCACCCAGGTCGAACAGCAGATGTTCATTTAAATGGAAAAGTCATTGGGTTTGTTGCTGCACTTCATCCAGTCATTGAAAAGGAATTAGATTTAAAAGAAACATATGTCTTCGAGTTTGATTTAACAGATGTGATGACATCTGAATCGAAGGATATGAAATATACAGCGATTGCGAGATTCCCTGCTGTGACAAGAGATATTGCACTTGTTGTAGATCAGAATATCTCAAGCGGACAGCTGGAGCGCGTCATCTATGAGGCAGGCGAGGATTTACTGACAGACCTATCCGTCTTTGATGTGTATGAAGGTGAACATATGGAAGAAGGCAAAAAATCTGTTGCATTCTCTCTCCAATATCTAAATCCGGAACAAACATTGACAGAGGAAGAAGTCACGGCTGTTCATACAAAAGTATTGAAAGCATTAGAAGATACGTATCAAGCCGTCTTGCGCGGTTAA
- a CDS encoding DUF350 domain-containing protein produces the protein MKAFWENELVEIAAYYSVAVLCLVLFLTVFELVTSYKNWEEIQRGNLAVAMATGGKIFGIANVFQHSIAQHNSLLQMIGWGVYGFVMLLVSYFIFEFLTPRFKVDKEIENDNRAVGFISLIISVGLSYVVAAGI, from the coding sequence ATGAAAGCCTTTTGGGAAAATGAACTTGTGGAAATTGCCGCCTATTATAGCGTGGCCGTCCTGTGTCTCGTCTTATTTCTAACCGTTTTTGAACTCGTCACCTCCTATAAGAATTGGGAAGAGATTCAGCGGGGGAACTTAGCCGTTGCCATGGCAACAGGCGGGAAAATCTTTGGGATTGCGAATGTATTTCAGCATTCAATCGCTCAGCACAATTCCCTTCTTCAAATGATTGGATGGGGCGTATACGGCTTTGTGATGCTGCTTGTCAGCTATTTCATTTTTGAATTTTTAACACCACGTTTTAAAGTAGACAAAGAGATTGAAAATGATAATAGAGCGGTCGGGTTTATTTCACTCATCATTTCAGTTGGGCTGTCTTACGTAGTAGCAGCCGGCATTTAA
- a CDS encoding immunity 63 family protein, with protein sequence MKHILQKDELIKRIDTCLQMTALPRDIYKPYIARPFQTSGFFDDLSPYIQIDSSGYILIQYERGIQMLHKRSKVADEVIYWILEDTIFLTVYIDMMRKYQVDNIQTHLPNDPSIHQQIVERVNDSFRAIGGLYEQWHHEGKRASIETPAKK encoded by the coding sequence ATGAAGCACATTCTGCAAAAAGACGAACTGATCAAGCGCATTGATACTTGTCTTCAAATGACAGCCCTTCCAAGAGACATATACAAACCGTATATTGCACGTCCATTTCAAACGTCAGGATTTTTTGATGATTTGAGTCCCTATATTCAAATCGATTCCAGTGGTTATATCCTCATTCAATATGAACGAGGCATTCAAATGCTGCATAAAAGATCAAAAGTGGCGGATGAAGTCATTTACTGGATTTTAGAAGACACGATTTTTCTCACGGTTTATATCGACATGATGAGGAAGTATCAAGTCGACAACATCCAGACGCATTTACCGAATGACCCTAGTATCCATCAACAGATCGTAGAAAGAGTCAACGACTCATTTCGTGCAATCGGTGGATTATATGAACAGTGGCATCATGAAGGAAAAAGAGCCTCTATCGAAACACCGGCGAAAAAGTAA
- the rnhC gene encoding ribonuclease HIII, which translates to MPQSVLKATSEDLKKMKSAYAHHLTDTLPPGALFQAKVSGCTITAYRSGKVLFQGQKAEAEASQFSHLKAADTKSPKAPAVTKYSPPSGIASMSVIGSDEVGTGDYFGPMTVCAAYVDASQLALMKELGVKDSKGLKDPQIINIAKDLIKTIPFSLLVLRNEKYNAMQEKGMSQGKMKALLHNQVITSVLEKLDGKQPEAILIDQFAEPGIYFKHLAGKKIIRERTYFSTKAEGIHLSVAAASIIARYAFLIEMDKLSKAAGFDIPKGAGPHVDKAAAKLIKLHGEEALRQFTKLHFANTQKAKKWL; encoded by the coding sequence GTGCCCCAATCCGTCTTAAAAGCAACATCAGAAGACCTTAAAAAAATGAAGAGCGCGTATGCGCACCACTTAACTGATACGTTACCACCAGGCGCCCTTTTTCAAGCAAAGGTCTCTGGCTGTACAATTACAGCCTATCGATCTGGAAAAGTGCTGTTTCAAGGACAAAAGGCTGAAGCTGAAGCTAGTCAATTCAGCCATTTAAAAGCAGCTGATACGAAAAGCCCAAAAGCACCGGCTGTCACAAAATATAGTCCGCCGTCAGGGATTGCTTCTATGTCCGTCATCGGTTCAGATGAAGTAGGAACAGGTGATTATTTTGGACCGATGACGGTCTGTGCCGCTTATGTTGATGCCAGCCAGCTTGCTCTTATGAAAGAGCTTGGCGTAAAAGACTCAAAAGGTCTAAAAGACCCGCAGATTATCAATATTGCCAAAGATCTCATCAAAACCATTCCGTTCAGCCTTCTTGTGCTCCGAAATGAAAAGTACAATGCGATGCAGGAAAAGGGCATGAGCCAAGGGAAAATGAAGGCGCTTCTTCATAACCAAGTCATCACCTCTGTGCTAGAGAAATTAGACGGGAAGCAGCCTGAAGCTATTTTGATTGACCAATTTGCAGAACCAGGTATTTATTTCAAGCATCTTGCTGGGAAAAAAATCATTCGGGAGCGGACGTACTTTAGCACAAAAGCAGAAGGCATTCATTTGTCAGTTGCTGCTGCTTCCATTATTGCAAGATACGCTTTTTTAATTGAAATGGATAAGTTATCTAAAGCAGCAGGGTTTGACATTCCAAAAGGAGCCGGTCCTCATGTGGACAAGGCGGCTGCAAAGCTCATCAAGCTGCACGGCGAAGAGGCTTTACGTCAATTTACAAAACTGCATTTTGCCAACACACAAAAAGCGAAAAAATGGCTATAA
- the polX gene encoding DNA polymerase/3'-5' exonuclease PolX gives MNKKDIIKLLETIAIYMELKGDNPFKISAFRKAAAALEQDDRSLSQIDDLLALPGIGKGTFAVITEYIEKGQSETLEQLKTEVPEGLVPLLKLPGLGGKKIAKLYQELGVHDAQSLKEACEAEKVQALAGFGKKTEEKILAALEEAGKQPERLPIGFALDVAERIDYALEEMEGIIRFSRTGSLRRARETVKDLDYIIATDNPEQVREQLVALDDVKDVIASGDTKVSVVLALDFEISVDFRLVTVDQFATTLHHFTGSKDHNIRMRQLAKERGERISEYGVETIETGEVKTFEDESAFYAHFQLPLIPPEIRETGAEIDTYKESMQFVELKDIKGDLHMHSTWSDGAFSIREMAEACIAKGYEYMAITDHSQYLKVANGLTKERLRLQAKEIDKINQEFEHFHIFKGVEMDILPDGSLDYDDDFLKDMDFVIASIHSSFSQPEEVIMERLENALRNQHVDLIAHPTGRLIGRRDGYALNIDQLIELAKKTGTALELNSNPSRLDLKTEHLIKANEAGVHIMINTDAHNIAMLEHMEVGVTAARKGWTPKENVVNTFTLNEIKKFLTRDR, from the coding sequence ATGAATAAAAAAGATATTATCAAACTTCTTGAAACAATTGCAATATATATGGAGCTAAAAGGAGATAATCCTTTTAAGATTTCTGCCTTTCGTAAAGCAGCAGCGGCACTGGAGCAAGATGACCGCAGCCTTTCTCAAATAGATGATCTATTAGCATTACCTGGCATTGGAAAAGGAACCTTTGCTGTGATCACTGAGTATATCGAAAAAGGACAATCAGAAACACTCGAACAATTAAAAACGGAAGTGCCCGAAGGACTTGTCCCGCTTTTGAAATTACCAGGACTCGGCGGGAAGAAGATCGCTAAGCTTTACCAAGAGCTTGGCGTCCATGATGCACAATCTCTAAAAGAAGCATGCGAAGCGGAAAAGGTACAAGCGCTTGCTGGCTTCGGCAAAAAAACAGAAGAAAAGATTCTCGCAGCGCTTGAGGAAGCAGGAAAGCAGCCGGAACGACTGCCAATTGGCTTTGCATTAGATGTGGCAGAGCGGATTGATTATGCCCTTGAAGAGATGGAAGGTATCATCCGTTTTTCAAGAACCGGCAGTTTAAGACGTGCACGCGAAACCGTCAAAGATTTAGATTATATCATTGCAACAGACAATCCTGAGCAAGTTAGAGAGCAGCTCGTTGCACTTGATGATGTCAAAGATGTTATCGCAAGCGGTGATACGAAGGTATCTGTTGTGCTTGCCCTTGATTTTGAGATCAGTGTCGACTTCCGGCTTGTGACAGTAGACCAATTCGCAACTACGCTGCACCATTTCACTGGCTCAAAAGATCACAATATTCGAATGCGTCAGCTTGCGAAGGAACGCGGAGAGCGCATTAGCGAATATGGTGTGGAAACAATTGAAACTGGAGAAGTAAAAACGTTTGAAGACGAAAGCGCTTTTTATGCACATTTTCAACTTCCGCTCATTCCGCCAGAAATTCGTGAAACCGGAGCGGAGATTGATACGTATAAAGAAAGTATGCAGTTTGTAGAACTGAAAGATATTAAAGGCGACCTTCATATGCACTCGACATGGAGTGACGGAGCATTCTCTATTCGTGAAATGGCGGAAGCATGTATTGCCAAAGGCTATGAATACATGGCGATTACAGACCACTCGCAATATTTAAAAGTAGCAAACGGTTTAACAAAAGAACGTTTGCGTCTGCAAGCAAAAGAAATTGATAAGATTAATCAGGAATTCGAGCATTTTCACATTTTCAAAGGGGTAGAAATGGATATCCTGCCGGATGGATCGTTAGATTATGATGATGATTTTTTAAAAGACATGGATTTTGTCATTGCGTCTATTCATTCTAGCTTCTCTCAGCCGGAAGAAGTCATTATGGAACGCCTTGAAAATGCCTTGCGTAATCAGCATGTCGATTTAATTGCACATCCAACAGGCCGTTTGATCGGCAGACGGGATGGCTATGCCTTAAATATAGATCAACTCATAGAGCTTGCGAAGAAAACGGGAACTGCACTTGAGCTCAACAGCAATCCGTCAAGACTGGATTTGAAAACAGAGCATTTAATCAAAGCAAATGAAGCGGGTGTGCACATCATGATCAATACAGATGCGCACAACATCGCCATGCTGGAACATATGGAAGTCGGTGTAACAGCTGCAAGAAAGGGCTGGACACCAAAAGAAAATGTCGTGAATACTTTTACTCTAAACGAGATCAAAAAGTTTTTAACGCGTGACAGGTAG
- the zapA gene encoding cell division protein ZapA: MSDGGKTKTTVEIYGQSYTIIGQETKMHMRHVASIVDDKMREINEKNPYLDINKLAVLTAVNVVHDYMKLKEQYEKLEIQLKEKE, encoded by the coding sequence TTGTCTGACGGCGGTAAAACGAAAACAACAGTTGAGATTTACGGACAGTCCTATACGATCATCGGTCAAGAAACGAAGATGCATATGCGACACGTTGCTTCAATTGTTGATGATAAAATGAGAGAAATAAATGAAAAAAACCCATACCTTGATATAAACAAATTAGCTGTACTGACAGCAGTCAATGTCGTCCACGACTACATGAAATTAAAAGAGCAATACGAAAAACTAGAGATTCAGCTTAAAGAAAAGGAATGA
- a CDS encoding AMP-binding protein has translation MQSDKRWLLHYPNQIPHELTIPNETLQSYLFSSAEAAPEHTAIHFLGKNITYEQLQEDVLKLASHLLKIGVKKGDRVAIMLPNCPQSVISYYAVLIAGGIVVQTNPLYTEKELEYQIEDSGAKVLITLDLLYPKAYKMKALTSMEHLIVTKLQDYLPFPKNILFPIVQRRKNKMVIQVEKNDTIHHFAQIMKESEGEQQIPALAFDPKEDIAVLQYTGGTTGLPKGVMLTHENILANTEMCASWMYKTTRGKERILGIIPFFHVYGMTTVLNLAVKEGHSMILLPRFDAADTLKTIEKQKPTLFPGAPTMYIALLHHPNIEKYDLSSITACLSGSAALPVEVKQSFEKLTGGRLVEGYGLSETSPVTHSNFLWGANKTGSIGCPWPNTDAGIYCEETGGFKEPYEHGEIIVKGPQIMKGYWNQPEETEAVLRDGWFFTGDIGYMDEDGFFYIVDRKKDVIIASGYNIYPREVEEALYEHELVQEVVVAGIPDPYRGETVKAFIVPKKDAYLTEDELDRFVRTRIASFKVPRVYEFKESLPKTAVGKILRRVLIEEEKRKHASSSETPADQPKT, from the coding sequence ATGCAGTCAGATAAACGTTGGCTTCTGCATTACCCGAATCAAATTCCCCACGAACTCACCATCCCAAATGAAACATTACAATCTTACTTATTCAGCTCCGCAGAGGCTGCACCTGAGCATACAGCCATTCATTTTCTAGGAAAGAACATCACCTATGAACAGCTGCAAGAAGACGTATTGAAACTAGCCAGTCATCTGCTGAAAATTGGCGTGAAAAAAGGCGACAGAGTAGCGATCATGCTGCCGAACTGTCCTCAATCGGTCATTTCTTATTATGCTGTTTTAATAGCAGGCGGCATCGTTGTTCAAACAAACCCGCTTTATACGGAGAAAGAACTGGAATATCAAATAGAAGACAGCGGCGCCAAAGTGCTGATCACGCTAGATTTGTTGTATCCAAAGGCTTATAAAATGAAAGCGCTGACAAGTATGGAGCACTTAATCGTCACCAAACTACAAGATTATTTACCATTCCCGAAAAACATACTGTTTCCTATTGTGCAAAGAAGAAAAAATAAAATGGTCATACAAGTGGAGAAAAATGACACCATTCATCACTTCGCGCAGATTATGAAAGAATCGGAAGGTGAACAGCAGATACCCGCACTTGCCTTTGATCCGAAAGAGGATATCGCTGTTTTGCAATATACTGGCGGAACGACCGGGTTACCAAAAGGCGTCATGCTCACACATGAAAATATTTTAGCGAATACTGAAATGTGCGCTTCCTGGATGTATAAAACGACCAGGGGGAAAGAACGCATCCTCGGCATCATTCCGTTTTTTCATGTCTACGGAATGACGACCGTCTTAAATCTTGCTGTCAAAGAAGGGCATTCAATGATTCTACTTCCGCGATTTGACGCAGCTGATACCCTCAAAACGATTGAAAAACAGAAGCCGACGCTCTTTCCAGGTGCACCAACCATGTATATCGCCTTGCTGCATCATCCGAACATTGAAAAGTATGATCTATCGTCCATCACTGCATGTCTAAGCGGCTCAGCGGCACTTCCTGTTGAAGTCAAACAAAGCTTTGAAAAATTAACAGGAGGACGCTTAGTGGAGGGGTACGGACTTTCAGAAACCTCACCCGTCACTCATTCTAACTTTTTATGGGGAGCGAACAAAACAGGCAGCATTGGCTGTCCGTGGCCTAATACAGATGCCGGTATTTATTGCGAGGAAACCGGAGGCTTCAAAGAACCATATGAGCATGGAGAAATCATTGTCAAAGGGCCCCAGATCATGAAAGGATACTGGAATCAGCCAGAGGAGACAGAGGCTGTATTACGAGATGGCTGGTTTTTCACCGGAGATATAGGGTATATGGATGAGGACGGTTTTTTCTATATTGTCGACCGGAAAAAAGATGTCATCATTGCGAGCGGCTATAATATTTACCCAAGAGAAGTCGAAGAAGCCCTTTATGAGCATGAGCTTGTACAAGAAGTCGTCGTCGCAGGTATTCCAGATCCGTACAGAGGAGAAACAGTGAAAGCATTTATTGTACCGAAAAAGGATGCCTACTTAACAGAGGACGAACTTGATCGCTTTGTCAGGACGAGAATTGCCTCATTTAAAGTACCGCGCGTGTATGAATTTAAAGAGTCACTGCCTAAAACAGCCGTCGGGAAGATTTTGCGCAGAGTATTAATTGAAGAAGAAAAAAGAAAGCACGCTTCTTCATCTGAAACGCCTGCCGATCAACCGAAAACATAA
- a CDS encoding endonuclease MutS2, translated as MQQKVLASLEFHKVKEKVMSYTASTLGKERAQDLTPLTDIETIQHLLEEVEEAQDVIRLKGSAPFGGLTDIRRAVKRAEIGSTLSPSELMEIAGLLYAVKNMKHFLTSMYEDGVDIPRLHTYAETLILLPEIRKEIESCIGDNGEVLDHATPALRSLRIQLRSLESKVRDKLESMIRSQSASKMLSDTIVTIRNDRFVIPVKQEYRSNYGGIVHDQSSSGATLFIEPQVVVDVNNTLQQTRLKEKQEVEKILQMLTESVSEHIGELLHNVKELQTLDFIFAKAKYAKTEKATKPAVNDQGEIYLKRARHPLLPRDQVVANDIELGKDFSTIVITGPNTGGKTVTLKTLGLLTLMTQAGLHIPVEEGSEVAVFDQVFADIGDEQSIEQSLSTFSSHMVNIVDILKHLTSNSLVLFDELGAGTDPAEGAALAMSILDEVHQTNARVIATTHYPELKAYGYNREGVTNASVEFDIETLSPTYRLLIGVPGRSNAFEISKRLGLPDHLIDRAKADMHAEHNEVDQMIASLEDSKKQAEEELHETEVYRKEAEKLHKELQRQILEWNEQKDKLLEEAEQKAKEKIEQASKEAEDIIQELRSIKSEHRSFKEHELIDARKRLEEAVPEFDRKKKPEPAKKAVRQLKSGDEVKVLTFGQKGTLLEQTGDKEWSVQIGILKMKVKEKDMEFIKSAPEFKQEKAITAVKGKDYHVSLELDLRGERYENALSRVEKYLDDAVLAGYPRVSIIHGKGTGALRKGVQELLKQHRSVKNARFGEQGEGGSGVTIVELK; from the coding sequence CTGCAACAAAAAGTGTTAGCATCATTAGAATTTCATAAAGTAAAAGAAAAAGTGATGTCCTATACCGCATCCACATTAGGAAAAGAAAGAGCGCAGGATTTAACACCTCTGACGGATATAGAAACCATTCAGCATTTGCTGGAAGAGGTAGAAGAAGCGCAAGATGTGATCCGTTTAAAGGGATCTGCGCCATTTGGCGGGTTAACAGATATTAGACGCGCAGTGAAACGGGCAGAAATCGGCAGTACATTAAGCCCTTCTGAGCTGATGGAAATCGCAGGGCTATTATATGCGGTGAAAAATATGAAGCACTTTCTCACGTCCATGTATGAAGATGGAGTAGATATACCGCGCCTTCATACATATGCTGAGACACTGATATTACTGCCTGAAATCAGAAAAGAAATCGAAAGCTGTATTGGTGATAATGGAGAAGTGCTTGATCATGCAACTCCTGCACTTCGTTCATTGCGTATTCAATTACGCTCACTAGAATCAAAGGTCCGCGATAAATTAGAATCGATGATTCGTTCACAATCGGCTTCGAAAATGCTGTCAGACACAATTGTCACCATTCGTAATGACCGGTTTGTTATTCCGGTGAAACAAGAGTACCGCTCGAATTACGGCGGAATTGTTCATGACCAGTCTTCATCAGGGGCGACCCTTTTTATTGAGCCGCAAGTGGTCGTGGATGTAAATAACACCTTGCAGCAAACCCGTTTAAAAGAGAAGCAAGAGGTTGAAAAGATTCTGCAAATGCTGACAGAGAGCGTTTCAGAGCACATTGGGGAACTGCTTCACAATGTAAAGGAACTGCAGACGCTAGATTTTATTTTTGCTAAAGCTAAATATGCAAAGACAGAAAAAGCCACAAAACCTGCTGTGAATGATCAAGGAGAAATCTATTTAAAACGAGCAAGACATCCTCTATTGCCCCGGGATCAAGTTGTCGCAAATGATATTGAGCTCGGTAAAGATTTTTCAACGATCGTGATCACTGGACCAAATACAGGGGGAAAGACCGTTACTTTAAAAACGCTAGGTCTTCTGACGCTGATGACACAGGCGGGCCTCCATATTCCAGTTGAAGAAGGCTCTGAAGTGGCTGTGTTCGACCAAGTCTTTGCTGATATTGGAGACGAACAATCCATTGAACAAAGCTTGAGTACGTTCTCATCTCATATGGTCAATATTGTCGATATCTTAAAGCATTTGACTTCTAATTCTCTCGTCTTATTTGATGAATTAGGGGCAGGAACAGACCCAGCTGAAGGTGCGGCACTTGCGATGAGCATATTAGATGAAGTGCATCAAACGAATGCACGTGTCATCGCAACGACTCATTACCCCGAGCTGAAGGCATATGGGTATAACCGGGAAGGCGTCACAAATGCAAGCGTGGAGTTTGATATTGAAACCTTATCTCCAACGTACCGCCTGCTCATCGGTGTGCCTGGACGAAGTAACGCATTTGAAATTTCAAAGCGTCTTGGTTTGCCAGATCACCTTATAGACCGGGCAAAAGCAGATATGCATGCAGAGCATAATGAAGTAGACCAAATGATCGCTTCATTAGAAGATAGCAAGAAACAAGCAGAAGAAGAACTGCATGAGACAGAAGTCTATAGAAAAGAAGCAGAAAAGCTTCATAAAGAATTGCAAAGACAAATTCTTGAATGGAATGAGCAAAAGGATAAACTGCTTGAAGAAGCTGAACAGAAAGCGAAAGAGAAAATTGAACAAGCATCAAAAGAAGCAGAAGATATCATTCAAGAGCTCCGGTCGATAAAAAGTGAGCACCGCTCATTCAAAGAGCATGAACTCATCGATGCGCGAAAGCGTCTTGAAGAAGCTGTTCCTGAGTTTGACAGGAAAAAGAAGCCAGAGCCAGCGAAAAAAGCAGTAAGACAGCTGAAGTCAGGCGACGAAGTCAAAGTGCTTACCTTCGGGCAAAAAGGAACGTTGCTTGAACAAACAGGCGACAAAGAATGGAGTGTCCAAATAGGCATTCTGAAAATGAAGGTAAAAGAAAAAGACATGGAATTTATCAAATCAGCACCTGAATTTAAGCAAGAAAAAGCCATCACGGCAGTCAAAGGGAAAGATTATCATGTCTCGCTGGAACTCGATTTAAGAGGCGAGCGTTATGAAAATGCCTTAAGCAGAGTCGAAAAATATTTAGATGATGCTGTATTAGCTGGTTATCCGCGTGTGTCTATTATTCACGGTAAAGGAACTGGCGCCCTTAGAAAAGGGGTTCAGGAATTATTGAAACAGCATCGAAGTGTGAAAAATGCCCGTTTTGGCGAACAAGGTGAGGGAGGATCAGGCGTCACCATCGTCGAATTAAAGTAA
- a CDS encoding CvpA family protein produces the protein MIDIIILFLLLMGTLVGLKRGFILQFIKLISFVVSILVASMFYQSLAPQLTWIPAPNFSGGQAQLAFFSGNLETAYYNTIAFIILFILTKILLAIIGGLLTTIASIPVIKQVNKLLGGVLGFLETYLFVFILLFVAALLPVDALQTMLSKSILADAIVSNTPYLSGLVKDLWTTYGV, from the coding sequence GTGATCGATATCATCATTTTGTTTTTGCTTCTTATGGGAACGCTTGTCGGTCTAAAACGCGGGTTTATTCTTCAATTTATTAAATTGATCAGCTTTGTTGTTTCTATCTTAGTGGCTTCCATGTTTTATCAGTCACTTGCACCACAGCTTACATGGATTCCAGCACCTAATTTTAGCGGCGGTCAAGCGCAGCTCGCTTTCTTTAGTGGGAATCTAGAAACAGCTTATTATAATACCATTGCGTTTATCATTCTGTTTATCTTGACCAAAATCCTGCTCGCCATCATTGGCGGATTGCTCACAACCATTGCAAGTATACCTGTGATTAAACAGGTCAACAAACTGCTAGGCGGTGTTTTAGGATTTCTTGAAACCTATCTATTTGTATTTATTCTCTTGTTTGTCGCTGCATTACTTCCAGTCGATGCACTGCAAACAATGTTGAGTAAATCCATATTAGCAGATGCGATCGTAAGCAACACCCCTTATCTGTCCGGTCTTGTCAAAGACTTATGGACGACGTATGGAGTTTAA